A region from the Lentisphaera profundi genome encodes:
- a CDS encoding sulfatase-like hydrolase/transferase: MKLVLSLLVFLTSSLLANKQPNIVLIVADDMGHDDVGYHGNKRILTPHIDSIAEQGVQFSQAYVSASVCGPSRSGLLTGVYQQRFGCGENPNGAGFPDKMKFPLAGLPTSQSMISEELKALGYTNGMIGKWHMGFDLSLRPNQRGYDFFYGFINGSHDYTEWTQEFAKNKSRWPIFRNEEMEPANKAEFLDVFKDKDAKVVDKNYLTDLFTHEAVNFIDRNAEKPFFLYLAYNAVHHPWQTTQHALDKTKHLSDDENYHVFASMVYAMDEGIGKVMDKLKEKGIDDNTIVIFLTDNGSPQGQGIDRVKKDSTRHRGGFTMSSTGIFRGYKGDTYEGGIRVPFCIKWPGKIKAQSNYDHPISALDLQPTLVKAAGGNDKKPLKGFAYDGVDILPFIQGSKGDKEPHKTLFWRRDTDYAIRKGDWKLQWNDSHGPLTITLFNIKDDPAEKKNVIRQHPELAQQLQDEFDAWDNDLPDNEWWGGPWNRLRHTKGKKVDVAKFNQNPPTDRNSRRKIRQ, from the coding sequence CCGCATATTGATTCCATTGCCGAGCAAGGAGTCCAATTCTCTCAAGCTTATGTCAGTGCCTCTGTTTGTGGTCCTTCACGATCTGGTTTGCTTACTGGAGTTTATCAACAGCGCTTTGGCTGTGGCGAGAACCCCAATGGTGCAGGCTTCCCAGACAAAATGAAATTTCCCTTGGCGGGCTTACCTACCAGTCAATCAATGATTTCGGAAGAACTCAAAGCCCTAGGTTATACCAATGGTATGATCGGCAAATGGCACATGGGCTTTGACTTAAGTTTACGCCCAAATCAACGCGGCTACGATTTCTTCTATGGTTTCATCAATGGTTCCCATGATTATACTGAGTGGACACAAGAATTTGCTAAAAATAAATCACGCTGGCCAATATTTCGCAACGAAGAAATGGAACCCGCAAACAAAGCCGAATTTCTGGATGTTTTTAAAGATAAAGATGCAAAAGTAGTTGATAAAAACTACCTCACCGATCTCTTCACTCATGAAGCAGTAAACTTCATTGATCGCAATGCTGAAAAACCTTTCTTCCTTTATCTAGCTTACAACGCCGTTCATCACCCTTGGCAAACGACTCAGCATGCTCTTGATAAAACTAAACATCTCTCCGACGACGAAAACTACCACGTATTTGCTTCTATGGTCTACGCCATGGATGAAGGCATTGGCAAAGTCATGGATAAGCTTAAAGAAAAAGGCATTGATGATAACACCATCGTCATCTTCCTAACAGATAATGGCTCACCCCAAGGACAAGGCATTGATAGAGTCAAAAAAGACTCCACTCGTCATCGAGGTGGATTCACCATGTCATCCACTGGGATTTTTCGAGGTTATAAAGGCGATACTTATGAAGGCGGTATTCGTGTGCCTTTTTGCATAAAGTGGCCTGGGAAAATCAAAGCACAATCAAACTATGACCACCCCATATCTGCCTTAGATCTACAACCGACTTTAGTTAAAGCCGCTGGTGGCAATGATAAAAAACCACTTAAAGGCTTTGCTTACGACGGCGTCGATATCCTTCCCTTTATCCAAGGAAGTAAAGGAGACAAAGAACCACACAAAACTCTGTTTTGGCGACGTGATACTGATTACGCTATTCGCAAAGGCGACTGGAAACTTCAATGGAACGATTCCCATGGCCCTTTAACGATCACACTATTTAATATTAAAGATGATCCTGCAGAAAAGAAAAACGTAATTCGTCAGCACCCTGAACTCGCTCAACAACTACAGGACGAATTTGATGCTTGGGATAATGATCTCCCCGATAATGAATGGTGGGGTGGCCCCTGGAACCGCCTTCGTCACACGAAAGGAAAAAAAGTGGATGTCGCTAAGTTCAATCAAAATCCCCCAACAGATAGAAATTCACGACGTAAAATTCGTCAATAA
- a CDS encoding lipopolysaccharide kinase InaA family protein — protein sequence MKNLFTDFDSIWNMELPAVEEPNKRRGGWSGVYIYDHVDTDGKTERFFVKRQENHYKKTLLNPLKGRLTFDLEYINIQKFQARQVPVVEAIFFEKRKFNGKDQAILITKNLEGYTPLDDLLRTSPVSEHESLLKKSGELIRQMHDANLVHRCLHPKHLFLKKTSNTYEGAFIDLEKVREASFNKNSKRDDLRRLLKLKGLDRQSLITPLVKGYLHENEKSESLENYLSHNP from the coding sequence TTGAAAAACTTATTTACAGATTTCGATAGTATTTGGAACATGGAACTACCCGCAGTTGAAGAACCCAACAAACGTCGCGGTGGCTGGAGTGGTGTTTATATTTATGATCATGTAGACACTGACGGAAAAACCGAGAGGTTCTTTGTTAAAAGACAGGAAAACCACTACAAAAAAACTTTACTGAATCCGCTAAAAGGCCGATTAACTTTTGACTTAGAATATATAAATATCCAAAAATTTCAGGCTCGTCAAGTCCCCGTTGTGGAAGCCATTTTTTTTGAGAAACGCAAATTCAATGGGAAGGATCAAGCTATCCTTATCACCAAAAATCTCGAGGGTTATACTCCTCTCGATGATTTACTCCGTACTTCTCCAGTAAGCGAGCACGAAAGCTTACTCAAGAAAAGTGGGGAACTCATTCGTCAAATGCACGATGCCAATTTGGTTCATCGATGCTTACATCCAAAACACCTTTTCCTGAAAAAAACTTCCAACACTTATGAGGGGGCCTTTATTGATTTGGAAAAAGTTCGCGAAGCTTCCTTTAACAAGAACTCCAAACGCGATGATTTACGCCGACTACTGAAGCTCAAAGGCCTCGATCGTCAATCACTCATTACTCCCTTAGTCAAAGGCTACTTGCATGAAAATGAAAAAAGTGAGTCTCTCGAGAATTATTTAAGTCACAATCCTTAA
- a CDS encoding DUF3392 family protein: MQDFWNNINNWLQEYILTITIAQITGLLVIYGDLLSRKVSKALRKQSFFLRLGGFIGINAFLIGFLTIFIAKIISLLYLRIPQNYLLLVLLTGFVTVGIIAERHKHI, from the coding sequence ATGCAAGATTTTTGGAATAATATCAACAACTGGCTTCAAGAGTATATCCTCACGATTACGATTGCTCAAATCACAGGATTATTAGTTATCTACGGGGACTTATTATCGCGTAAAGTGAGTAAAGCCCTCCGCAAACAATCCTTTTTTCTACGCCTAGGTGGATTCATTGGAATCAACGCCTTCCTCATTGGATTCCTCACCATTTTTATCGCGAAAATCATTTCCTTACTTTATTTGCGAATCCCGCAAAACTATCTCCTACTCGTATTGCTTACTGGTTTCGTCACCGTAGGAATCATTGCAGAGCGGCATAAACATATCTAA